A genomic window from Planococcus rifietoensis includes:
- a CDS encoding FAD-dependent monooxygenase: MNPQILIVGAGPTGLALAYSLARQGVPFRIIDRNSGTGTASRALAVHARILEHYEQFGLAERNIKRGHPILSLDVSDGKKVRAQVKFHELGKGQSPFPFILSLPQDDHEEILVDELSKIGVEVEWNTELISFENTEDGVNTVMQQLGEPVEIAEFAYVCGCDGAGSMVRKGLDLDFPGGTYKQLFFVADIETEKPVDDMEKMDMYMDNDGFMLYMNVRNAHTKRILGIVPEEFNDRTDVEYSEITDYVENKIGVRAAKVNWFSTYRVHNRVSEKFTKGRIFILGDAGHLHSPTGGQGMNTGIGDAINLGWKLAAVVQGKANPIILGTYEQERIAFARRLIATTDKAFQTIVNQKLPGTLLREYAVPYVLPSVFTFPFASKNAFRILSQIHINYRHSLLSKGKAGKVYAGMRLPWIETANGDNFAPLRSVDWQIHIYGKATPELIDFARSQSLALHEFAWESKMKNAGFKRDALYLIRPDGHVALATDKQWLRVLNMYLESFEIVAFGAK; this comes from the coding sequence ATGAACCCACAAATCTTAATCGTTGGAGCGGGCCCCACTGGCCTGGCTCTGGCCTATAGCCTGGCGCGTCAAGGCGTGCCGTTTCGCATCATTGATCGAAATTCAGGAACTGGCACCGCATCCCGTGCACTCGCCGTGCACGCGCGCATCTTGGAGCATTACGAGCAATTCGGCCTCGCTGAACGCAACATCAAACGCGGGCATCCGATTTTATCGCTCGATGTCAGCGACGGCAAAAAAGTGCGGGCCCAAGTGAAATTCCATGAGCTCGGCAAAGGGCAGAGCCCGTTTCCGTTTATCTTGAGCTTGCCGCAAGACGATCACGAAGAAATTCTCGTCGACGAATTAAGCAAGATCGGCGTTGAAGTGGAATGGAACACTGAGTTGATTTCATTTGAAAACACAGAAGATGGCGTGAACACCGTCATGCAACAACTTGGAGAGCCAGTGGAAATAGCGGAATTCGCCTATGTATGCGGCTGCGACGGCGCCGGCAGCATGGTCCGAAAAGGGCTGGATCTCGACTTTCCGGGCGGCACGTACAAGCAATTGTTCTTCGTCGCCGATATCGAAACCGAGAAGCCGGTCGATGACATGGAAAAGATGGACATGTATATGGACAATGACGGCTTTATGCTCTATATGAACGTCCGCAATGCCCACACGAAACGCATACTCGGCATCGTGCCAGAGGAATTCAACGATCGCACCGATGTTGAATACAGCGAAATCACCGACTATGTGGAAAATAAAATCGGCGTGCGCGCGGCCAAGGTCAATTGGTTTTCGACTTACCGCGTCCACAACCGCGTCAGCGAAAAATTCACCAAAGGGCGCATCTTCATCCTGGGTGACGCCGGCCACTTGCACAGCCCGACCGGCGGACAAGGCATGAACACCGGCATCGGCGACGCCATCAACCTCGGCTGGAAACTCGCAGCGGTCGTTCAAGGGAAAGCGAATCCCATCATATTGGGCACTTACGAACAAGAGCGCATCGCCTTTGCGCGCCGCTTGATCGCGACGACCGACAAAGCATTCCAGACAATCGTCAACCAAAAACTGCCCGGGACCTTACTCCGGGAGTACGCCGTCCCTTACGTCTTGCCGTCGGTCTTCACATTTCCGTTCGCTTCCAAAAATGCATTTCGGATTTTGTCTCAAATCCACATCAATTACCGCCACAGCCTGTTAAGTAAAGGCAAAGCCGGCAAAGTATACGCCGGCATGCGCTTACCATGGATCGAAACCGCAAACGGCGATAATTTCGCGCCGCTGCGTTCAGTCGATTGGCAAATCCATATCTACGGAAAAGCGACTCCTGAACTCATCGACTTTGCCCGCTCGCAGTCGCTGGCGCTTCATGAGTTTGCCTGGGAATCCAAAATGAAAAACGCGGGATTTAAGCGAGATGCGCTCTACCTGATCCGGCCGGATGGCCACGTGGCGCTTGCGACTGATAAGCAATGGCTGCGTGTGTTAAACATGTACCTGGAGTCTTTTGAAATTGTGGCGTTTGGAGCGAAATGA
- the yfkAB gene encoding radical SAM/CxCxxxxC motif protein YfkAB, protein MENQATTLKKITPQYDPWEAYMDIEDHGKLTLSSIEFTTTYLCNMRCEHCAVGYMLEHKDPDALPIELLFSRLDEIPHLRTISLTGGEPMFSKKSVANYVLPLLKYAHARGVRTQMNSNLTMPLGRYMEIAPYLDVLHISHNWGTIDDFVDGGFANMERKPSRERRAEQFQRMIDNSRALAEAGVMVSAETMLNKRTLPHLKNIHKQIIEEMKCARHEVHPMYPSDFASQLEVLSLDETRTAIHELLDARDENVWMLFGTLPFYPCSQNDEDIQLLNRIHASKNVTVRNDPDGRSRLNVNIFTGEVIVTDFGDTPAMGNIQRDSLPAMLDRWLERPLAKTIACHCPAAKCLGPNLLVKDAYYPDIDFTAQKSKITV, encoded by the coding sequence ATGGAAAACCAGGCAACAACACTTAAAAAGATCACCCCTCAATACGATCCATGGGAAGCGTATATGGATATCGAAGACCACGGGAAACTGACCCTATCCAGCATCGAATTCACCACGACTTATTTATGCAATATGCGCTGTGAACATTGTGCGGTCGGCTATATGCTTGAGCACAAAGATCCGGACGCACTGCCGATCGAGCTGCTGTTTTCGCGCCTCGATGAGATCCCTCATTTGCGGACCATCAGTTTGACTGGCGGAGAGCCGATGTTTTCGAAAAAATCGGTCGCCAATTATGTCTTGCCCCTCCTGAAATACGCCCATGCACGCGGTGTCCGCACCCAGATGAACTCGAACCTGACGATGCCGCTGGGCCGTTATATGGAAATCGCCCCTTATTTGGATGTCCTTCACATTTCCCATAACTGGGGCACCATCGATGATTTTGTCGATGGCGGATTTGCCAATATGGAACGCAAGCCTTCCCGTGAGCGCCGGGCCGAACAGTTCCAGCGCATGATCGACAACAGTCGCGCGCTCGCAGAAGCAGGCGTTATGGTCTCGGCAGAAACGATGCTGAACAAGCGGACATTGCCTCACCTGAAGAACATACATAAGCAAATCATCGAAGAAATGAAATGCGCACGCCACGAAGTGCATCCGATGTACCCAAGCGATTTCGCCAGCCAATTGGAAGTGCTGTCGCTCGATGAAACGAGAACAGCGATCCACGAATTACTCGATGCCCGCGATGAAAATGTCTGGATGCTCTTCGGTACATTGCCGTTTTACCCGTGCAGCCAAAACGACGAAGACATTCAACTCCTAAACCGCATTCACGCAAGCAAAAACGTCACCGTTCGCAATGATCCGGACGGACGCTCACGGCTCAATGTGAATATCTTCACCGGCGAAGTCATCGTCACCGATTTCGGCGACACACCCGCGATGGGCAACATCCAGCGCGATTCACTGCCGGCTATGCTTGACCGCTGGCTGGAGCGGCCATTAGCCAAAACGATCGCCTGCCACTGCCCAGCCGCCAAATGCCTCGGACCGAATTTATTAGTGAAAGATGCCTATTACCCGGACATCGATTTCACCGCCCAAAAATCAAAAATTACCGTTTAA
- a CDS encoding oxidoreductase codes for MTGKTAIITGANSGLGLETAKTFVRLGARVILAVRDLDKGQAAEQEIREEFPKAPIEVMKLDLSDLESVQAFAETFSSRFNSLDLLINNAGVMTPPYAKTKDGFELQFGSNHLGHFALTGLLLPLLIHTENSRVVTLSSLAHRNAAIDFDNLDGSKGYKAMKFYGQSKLANLMFATELDKRLKQHGLSTLSIACHPGISSTNLFKIGGREMPRIFKGLMNRYLQPATMGALPTVYAATASSLTGGEYIGPDGKGQRRGYPTLEKPDPAVNDEAVRQKLWEVSEKLTGVTFDFNK; via the coding sequence ATGACAGGAAAAACGGCCATTATTACAGGGGCCAATAGCGGACTCGGACTGGAAACAGCTAAAACCTTCGTCCGATTAGGGGCACGTGTTATCTTGGCTGTCCGTGATCTCGACAAAGGACAAGCAGCTGAACAAGAAATTAGAGAAGAATTTCCCAAAGCACCTATTGAAGTAATGAAACTCGACTTGTCCGATTTGGAGAGCGTACAGGCTTTTGCCGAAACCTTCAGCAGCCGCTTCAATTCACTCGATTTGCTGATCAACAATGCGGGCGTCATGACGCCTCCTTATGCAAAGACGAAAGACGGCTTTGAGCTGCAGTTCGGCAGCAACCATCTTGGGCATTTTGCTTTGACCGGCTTGCTCTTGCCGTTGCTGATCCACACCGAGAATTCGCGGGTGGTGACACTCAGCAGTCTGGCACACCGCAATGCTGCCATTGACTTTGATAACCTGGACGGCTCAAAAGGCTATAAAGCGATGAAGTTTTACGGCCAAAGCAAGTTGGCGAATTTAATGTTTGCCACTGAACTCGACAAGCGGCTCAAGCAACATGGCTTATCGACGCTGAGCATTGCTTGCCACCCCGGGATTTCTTCGACCAATCTGTTTAAAATCGGCGGCCGGGAAATGCCTCGCATCTTCAAAGGCCTTATGAACCGCTATTTGCAGCCTGCCACGATGGGCGCGCTCCCAACCGTCTACGCCGCTACGGCCTCTAGCCTAACTGGCGGCGAATACATCGGGCCGGATGGCAAAGGCCAACGCAGAGGCTATCCGACGTTAGAAAAACCGGATCCGGCAGTGAATGATGAGGCAGTCCGCCAGAAACTCTGGGAAGTGTCAGAAAAGCTGACCGGCGTCACGTTTGATTTCAATAAATAA
- a CDS encoding AIPR family protein has translation MDIIVQRYFDKFLREHQITGRNESKKFEKFINHCVLSTQNISNLELSAVDTGEGDDCSTDGIAISINNRFVSNLNEVTDIINYNMEIEVKFFFIQTKMSSSFDGSEILNFGNGVIDIFKPEGKNLLRRNEQIKEKSKMIESILDNFEALKEQPKCFLYFVTTGKWENDQNLVANSTKIISDLQNLELFKSIDFFPYGKQEIRKLYESSKQQNFAEFTLQSKLEIPYIEGINEGYLALMPVRDLVNLISDEDTLKKGIFDSNVRDFQGLSDNRVNQEINGTINSVDNNRFGLLNNGVTIVGKSLNRGQGKYTIKNFQVVNGCQTSNVLFANREKLNSDMWVSVKIVITENDEIINNIVKATNNQTEVEEIQLQAMTEYQYLLESFYNTYSFEEEKLFYERRLGQYNSRADIEHSRVISFEEQIKSFSAVFLNIPHRSSRFYKTILEEIEKKVFLKGHEPITYFTAAYLSYRLEDCFTNDSIDHKFKKYKYHIIMLMRLLITKGEKMPPLNSDKVVKYCENILTNIFNSFEEILEDTLEIIEVVVKDLESFENNKYHHIVNQLIMYNDTGLTSQDLQRFKTFTHEIEGYIIPFYNMRIDGDMRYNIYKWINDLNVVLSEHNFLEEVKIIKDLEKELNDESRENRKLFSDLIHQIVIDLQTYCTEQIEYSKRYTILD, from the coding sequence ATGGATATTATTGTGCAAAGATATTTCGACAAGTTTTTAAGAGAACACCAAATAACAGGAAGAAATGAAAGTAAGAAATTTGAAAAGTTTATAAATCACTGTGTACTTTCTACCCAAAATATTTCTAATCTAGAGTTATCAGCTGTCGACACTGGAGAAGGAGATGATTGTTCGACTGACGGAATTGCAATCTCAATAAATAATCGTTTCGTTTCAAACCTTAATGAAGTTACAGATATTATTAACTATAATATGGAAATCGAAGTTAAATTCTTCTTCATACAAACTAAGATGTCTTCGAGTTTTGATGGGAGTGAGATTCTTAACTTTGGTAATGGAGTTATTGATATCTTTAAACCTGAAGGGAAAAACCTCTTAAGAAGGAATGAGCAAATTAAAGAAAAAAGCAAGATGATTGAGAGTATACTAGATAACTTTGAAGCGTTAAAAGAGCAACCGAAATGTTTTTTATATTTTGTTACGACTGGAAAATGGGAAAATGATCAGAACTTAGTTGCTAACAGTACAAAAATAATTAGTGATTTGCAGAATCTAGAATTATTCAAAAGTATTGATTTTTTTCCTTACGGCAAGCAAGAAATCAGGAAACTTTATGAGTCTTCTAAACAGCAAAATTTTGCAGAATTTACTTTGCAAAGTAAATTAGAGATACCCTATATAGAAGGAATAAATGAAGGTTACTTAGCTTTAATGCCTGTTAGAGATTTAGTCAACCTTATTTCTGATGAAGACACTCTAAAAAAAGGTATTTTCGACTCTAATGTTAGAGATTTTCAAGGCTTAAGTGACAATAGAGTAAATCAAGAAATTAATGGAACTATTAATTCAGTAGATAATAATCGTTTTGGTTTACTAAACAATGGGGTAACTATTGTGGGTAAGTCTTTAAACAGAGGTCAAGGAAAGTACACGATAAAAAATTTCCAAGTAGTGAATGGTTGCCAAACAAGTAATGTGCTTTTTGCAAATAGAGAAAAATTAAACAGTGATATGTGGGTTAGCGTGAAAATAGTAATTACAGAAAATGATGAAATAATTAATAATATAGTTAAGGCTACGAATAATCAGACAGAAGTAGAAGAAATACAATTACAAGCTATGACAGAGTATCAATATCTACTAGAAAGTTTTTATAATACATATTCTTTTGAAGAAGAAAAATTATTTTATGAGCGGAGACTGGGGCAATACAATTCAAGGGCAGATATTGAACATTCAAGAGTTATTTCTTTTGAGGAGCAAATCAAATCTTTCTCTGCTGTTTTTTTAAACATTCCTCATAGGTCTAGTAGATTTTATAAAACTATTTTAGAAGAGATTGAAAAAAAGGTTTTTCTTAAAGGACATGAACCAATCACATATTTTACAGCTGCTTATTTAAGTTATCGGTTAGAAGATTGTTTTACAAATGATAGTATTGATCATAAATTTAAAAAGTACAAATATCATATAATCATGTTAATGCGGTTATTAATCACTAAAGGTGAGAAAATGCCACCTTTAAATTCAGACAAGGTAGTAAAGTATTGTGAAAACATTTTAACTAATATCTTTAATAGTTTTGAGGAGATACTTGAAGATACTCTTGAAATTATTGAAGTTGTAGTAAAGGACTTAGAGAGTTTTGAAAATAATAAATATCATCACATAGTTAATCAATTAATTATGTATAATGATACCGGTCTTACTTCTCAAGATTTACAAAGATTTAAAACCTTTACACATGAAATTGAAGGATATATCATTCCTTTCTATAATATGAGAATTGATGGAGATATGAGATATAATATTTACAAGTGGATTAACGATTTAAATGTAGTACTAAGTGAACACAACTTTTTAGAAGAAGTTAAAATTATCAAAGATCTGGAAAAGGAACTAAACGACGAGTCTAGAGAGAATAGAAAATTGTTTTCTGATTTAATTCATCAAATCGTAATTGATTTACAAACGTACTGTACGGAACAAATTGAGTATTCTAAACGTTATACAATACTAGATTAA